Proteins from one Malania oleifera isolate guangnan ecotype guangnan chromosome 4, ASM2987363v1, whole genome shotgun sequence genomic window:
- the LOC131153634 gene encoding lipid phosphate phosphatase 2-like isoform X1 yields the protein MAWRVKFQNFQRIFQGSGMREVELGAHTIRSHGATVARDHMHDWLILLLLVVIEVILLIIHPFYRFVGKDMMSDLKYPLKDNTVPVWAVPMYAVLLPIAIFILFYFRRRDVYDLHHGILGLLFSVLITAVITDAIKNAVGRPRPDFFWRCFPDGKDSYDRWGNAICHGEHSVIREGHKSFPSGHTSWSFAGLGFLSLYLSGKIKVFDRRGHVAKLCIVFLPLLAASLVAISRVDDYWHHWQDVFAAGLLGLFVATICYLQFFPPPYDTDGWGPYAYFRALEDSQTNAQAVNSANVFNIQAMETQVMNTEARRNTNTFVLPVEHDSGSPFDELESGRPFGASSA from the exons ATGGCTTGGAGGGTGAAATTTCAGAATTTCCAGAGAATCTTTCAG GGCAGTGGCATGAGGGAGGTTGAGCTTGGTGCGCACACAATCAGATCTCATGGAGCCACTGTTGCAAGAGACCACATGCATGACTGGCTCATATTGTTGCTTCTTGTTGTGATAGAGGTCATTCTTTTAATCATTCATCCATTTTACCGCTTTGTGGGAAAGGACATGATGTCTGACCTTAAATATCCCTTGAAGGATAACACTGTGCCTGTATGGGCTGTCCCT ATGTATGCTGTTTTGTTGCCCATTgccatttttattcttttctatTTCCGTCGGAGAGATGTATATGATCTGCACCATGGTATTCTAG GCCTCTTATTTTCTGTACTGATTACCGCGGTTATTACGGATGCAATTAAAAATGCGGTTGGCCGGCCTCGTCCAGATTTCTTTTGGCGTTGCTTTCCTGATGGAAAGGAT TCTTATGATCGGTGGGGAAACGCAATCTGTCATGGTGAACATAGTGTTATAAGGGAAGGGCACAAGAGCTTCCCAAGTGGACATACTTCGT GGTCCTTTGCAGGTTTGGGTTTTCTATCACTTTATTTATCAGGGAAAATTAAAGTGTTTGATCGCAGAGGGCATGTGGCAAAACTGTGCATCGTTTTTCTTCCACTTCTCGCTGCATCTTTAGTTGCCATTTCTCGAGTGGATGACTATTGGCACCATTGGCAAGATGTGTTTGCTGCTGGTCTTCTAG GACTTTTTGTTGCAACAATTTGCTATCTCCAGTTCTTCCCACCCCCCTATGATACAGATG GATGGGGGCCTTATGCATATTTCCGTGCCTTGGAGGACTCGCAGACCAATGCGCAAGCAGTCAACTCCGCAAATGTGTTCAACATACAGGCCATGGAGACTCAGGTCATGAACACTGAAGCCAGAAGAAACACCAATACTTTCGTGTTACCCGTAGAGCATGATTCAGGCTCACCATTTGATGAACTGGAATCTGGGAGGCCATTTGGTGCATCCAGTGCCTGA
- the LOC131153634 gene encoding putative lipid phosphate phosphatase 3, chloroplastic isoform X2 produces MAWRVKFQNFQRIFQGSGMREVELGAHTIRSHGATVARDHMHDWLILLLLVVIEMYAVLLPIAIFILFYFRRRDVYDLHHGILGLLFSVLITAVITDAIKNAVGRPRPDFFWRCFPDGKDSYDRWGNAICHGEHSVIREGHKSFPSGHTSWSFAGLGFLSLYLSGKIKVFDRRGHVAKLCIVFLPLLAASLVAISRVDDYWHHWQDVFAAGLLGLFVATICYLQFFPPPYDTDGWGPYAYFRALEDSQTNAQAVNSANVFNIQAMETQVMNTEARRNTNTFVLPVEHDSGSPFDELESGRPFGASSA; encoded by the exons ATGGCTTGGAGGGTGAAATTTCAGAATTTCCAGAGAATCTTTCAG GGCAGTGGCATGAGGGAGGTTGAGCTTGGTGCGCACACAATCAGATCTCATGGAGCCACTGTTGCAAGAGACCACATGCATGACTGGCTCATATTGTTGCTTCTTGTTGTGATAGAG ATGTATGCTGTTTTGTTGCCCATTgccatttttattcttttctatTTCCGTCGGAGAGATGTATATGATCTGCACCATGGTATTCTAG GCCTCTTATTTTCTGTACTGATTACCGCGGTTATTACGGATGCAATTAAAAATGCGGTTGGCCGGCCTCGTCCAGATTTCTTTTGGCGTTGCTTTCCTGATGGAAAGGAT TCTTATGATCGGTGGGGAAACGCAATCTGTCATGGTGAACATAGTGTTATAAGGGAAGGGCACAAGAGCTTCCCAAGTGGACATACTTCGT GGTCCTTTGCAGGTTTGGGTTTTCTATCACTTTATTTATCAGGGAAAATTAAAGTGTTTGATCGCAGAGGGCATGTGGCAAAACTGTGCATCGTTTTTCTTCCACTTCTCGCTGCATCTTTAGTTGCCATTTCTCGAGTGGATGACTATTGGCACCATTGGCAAGATGTGTTTGCTGCTGGTCTTCTAG GACTTTTTGTTGCAACAATTTGCTATCTCCAGTTCTTCCCACCCCCCTATGATACAGATG GATGGGGGCCTTATGCATATTTCCGTGCCTTGGAGGACTCGCAGACCAATGCGCAAGCAGTCAACTCCGCAAATGTGTTCAACATACAGGCCATGGAGACTCAGGTCATGAACACTGAAGCCAGAAGAAACACCAATACTTTCGTGTTACCCGTAGAGCATGATTCAGGCTCACCATTTGATGAACTGGAATCTGGGAGGCCATTTGGTGCATCCAGTGCCTGA